One window of Mycobacteriales bacterium genomic DNA carries:
- a CDS encoding carbohydrate ABC transporter permease, which translates to MSTYTEAVSGAPSEAAGTAGPTPRRRWPLPFSPWHLVLIPTSFILLIPLLWMLITSFETPSEAQQFPPVLIPSKIRPQNYVDAWNTAPFGHFFLNSIAVALVVVVSNLILCSFAGYAFARLKFLGRGILFIVVMATLMVPFQVTMIPEFLIVKWFGDNIWAQLGINHIGALMLPNLATAFGIFFLRQFFQTVPVELEEAARIDGTSRVGVVFKILLPLSLPALSTLAALTFLTSWNDFLWPLIVITAQNNMTVPLGLTYFQGTHATQWTLLMAGNVMSLVPMVLVFFAAQRYFVRSVAATGLKG; encoded by the coding sequence ATGAGCACATACACCGAGGCGGTCAGCGGGGCACCGTCCGAAGCCGCCGGCACAGCCGGACCGACGCCGCGGCGTAGGTGGCCGTTGCCGTTCAGTCCGTGGCATCTGGTCCTGATCCCGACGTCGTTCATCTTGCTGATCCCACTTCTGTGGATGCTGATCACCTCGTTCGAGACCCCGTCAGAGGCTCAGCAGTTTCCGCCGGTCTTGATCCCGTCGAAGATCCGCCCACAGAACTACGTCGACGCGTGGAATACGGCGCCCTTCGGGCACTTCTTTCTCAACAGCATCGCGGTCGCCCTGGTGGTCGTGGTGAGCAATCTGATCCTGTGCAGCTTCGCCGGATACGCCTTCGCCCGGCTGAAGTTCCTGGGCCGCGGGATCCTGTTCATCGTCGTGATGGCCACACTGATGGTGCCGTTCCAGGTGACGATGATCCCGGAGTTCCTGATCGTGAAGTGGTTCGGGGACAACATCTGGGCACAGCTCGGCATCAACCACATCGGGGCGCTGATGCTCCCCAACCTGGCGACCGCATTCGGGATCTTCTTCCTCCGGCAGTTCTTCCAGACCGTGCCGGTGGAGTTGGAGGAGGCCGCGCGGATCGACGGAACCTCCCGGGTCGGTGTGGTCTTCAAGATTCTGCTGCCGTTGTCGCTGCCGGCGTTGTCGACGTTGGCGGCCCTGACGTTCCTGACCTCCTGGAACGACTTCCTGTGGCCTCTCATCGTGATCACCGCGCAGAACAACATGACGGTGCCACTCGGCCTCACCTACTTCCAGGGCACCCACGCGACCCAGTGGACGCTGCTGATGGCCGGCAACGTGATGAGTCTCGTGCCGATGGTGCTGGTGTTCTTCGCCGCACAGCGGTATTTCGTCAGGTCGGTCGCAGCGACCGGGCTCAAAGGCTGA
- a CDS encoding DeoR/GlpR family DNA-binding transcription regulator: protein MSAVLDYIAEHGSVDVAQLADELGVSGATIRRDLHALHEQGLLVRTHGGAIANSVGLELPIRYKAARRQPEKRQIGMMAAKLVEDGAVVGMTGGTTGTEVARALADRVGITVVTNALNIAAELVLRPNIRLVVIGGNARHASYELVGPAAETMLAQYHLDLAFVGADGLTVAEGCTTHDEMEAHTDAAFIRQARRSVVIADSSKIGRVTFARICGIDAVSDLVTDGEIGETALADLESAGVKVITA from the coding sequence ATGAGCGCAGTTCTTGATTACATCGCCGAGCACGGCAGCGTCGACGTCGCCCAGCTCGCGGACGAGCTCGGCGTCTCCGGGGCCACGATCCGACGCGACCTGCACGCCCTGCACGAGCAGGGCCTCCTGGTCCGCACCCACGGCGGGGCGATCGCCAACAGCGTCGGCCTCGAACTGCCGATTCGGTACAAGGCAGCGCGGCGTCAGCCCGAGAAGCGCCAGATCGGAATGATGGCCGCAAAGCTCGTCGAGGACGGCGCCGTCGTTGGCATGACAGGGGGCACCACCGGCACCGAGGTCGCCCGGGCACTTGCCGATCGGGTCGGCATCACGGTCGTGACCAACGCCTTGAACATCGCCGCCGAATTGGTGCTGCGACCCAACATCCGACTTGTCGTCATCGGCGGCAATGCCCGGCACGCGTCCTACGAGCTGGTCGGCCCGGCCGCCGAGACGATGCTCGCGCAGTACCACCTGGATCTCGCGTTCGTCGGGGCCGATGGGCTCACCGTCGCGGAGGGATGCACCACCCACGACGAGATGGAGGCCCATACCGACGCGGCCTTCATCCGCCAGGCTCGGCGTTCGGTGGTCATCGCCGACTCCAGCAAGATCGGCCGGGTCACCTTCGCCCGGATCTGCGGCATCGACGCCGTCAGCGACCTCGTCACCGACGGCGAGATCGGCGAGACCGCCCTCGCGGACCTCGAATCCGCCGGGGTCAAGGTGATTACCGCCTGA
- a CDS encoding sugar ABC transporter permease produces MSDAATRTRPTTAGRVGSDGPGGTSRRGRRRIREHRPLWLMLPAGLLLLVIIIVPFAIAIWISGLDLDAYSLRHWVSAPFIGLSNYSEALRASGLLHSLWLSVAFAVLTTVIITPVGVMGALTVHQKFRGRSIIRSIYLLPYVIPSFVTALVWRLVLRPDGALNSALKHVGINGGNWLIGGRSFWSLILVDVWASWAFVYLMSLAGLQTIDPQLYEAADLDGTGWWQKIWHVVLPQMRGPLTLALLLSTLNHFNNFTLPFVLFGIPAPDAVNVLPINIYTTSFQVFRFGLGAAMSIMALVILVIPAVLYLRAVRLDPSPEA; encoded by the coding sequence ATGAGCGACGCAGCGACCAGGACCAGACCGACGACAGCCGGGCGGGTCGGCAGTGACGGACCCGGCGGCACGTCCCGGCGGGGTCGCCGCCGCATCCGGGAGCACCGCCCGCTGTGGCTGATGCTGCCGGCGGGGCTCCTCCTGCTGGTCATCATCATCGTGCCGTTCGCGATCGCGATCTGGATCAGCGGGCTCGATCTGGACGCATACTCCCTGCGGCATTGGGTGAGCGCGCCGTTCATCGGGTTGTCCAACTACTCCGAGGCACTCCGAGCCTCGGGCCTGCTGCACTCCCTGTGGCTCAGCGTCGCGTTCGCCGTGTTGACGACGGTGATCATCACACCCGTCGGCGTGATGGGCGCTCTGACGGTGCACCAGAAGTTCCGGGGCCGCTCGATCATCCGGTCGATCTACCTGCTGCCCTACGTCATCCCGTCCTTCGTGACGGCGCTGGTGTGGCGGCTCGTGCTCCGACCCGACGGCGCGCTCAACAGCGCCCTGAAGCACGTCGGGATCAACGGTGGCAACTGGCTGATCGGCGGTCGGAGCTTCTGGTCGCTGATCCTGGTCGACGTCTGGGCATCATGGGCGTTCGTCTACCTGATGTCGCTCGCCGGGCTGCAGACGATCGACCCGCAGCTCTACGAAGCTGCCGACCTCGACGGCACCGGCTGGTGGCAGAAGATCTGGCACGTCGTCCTCCCGCAGATGCGTGGCCCGCTCACGCTCGCGTTGCTGTTGTCGACGCTCAACCACTTCAACAACTTCACGCTGCCGTTCGTGCTATTCGGGATCCCCGCGCCGGACGCAGTCAACGTCCTGCCGATCAACATCTATACGACGTCGTTCCAGGTCTTCCGGTTCGGGTTGGGTGCGGCCATGTCGATCATGGCGCTCGTGATCCTGGTGATCCCGGCGGTGCTCTACCTGCGTGCCGTGCGGCTCGACCCGTCCCCGGAGGCATGA
- a CDS encoding ABC transporter ATP-binding protein: MAEVQFRKVTRRFGADVMALRDLSIDVNDGEFLILVGPSGCGKSTALRILAGLDKPTSGEVWIGGRQVTSLGPGERDIAMVFQNYALYPHMSVYKNLAYGLRQRKVPKADIERQVRETSAMLDIDKLLDRKPAQLSGGQRQRVAMGRALVRRPVAFLLDEPLSNLDAKLRTQVRGDLKRLHAELPITSIYVTHDQVEAMTLGDRICVMSAGEVQQIGTPTEVYDQPANTFVASFMGSPPMNLVPGTVEAGSVMVGGTEVARTPTHNGAVTVGIRPESVVLQASGGVPARVIFAEPLGSHVLVHVEIPPTVAGDGSAPAESPPVVVQAPPHIRPVPGEEVHLQFDLARTYLFDGETGAALHPDQQPSAEALRR; the protein is encoded by the coding sequence GTGGCAGAGGTGCAGTTCCGCAAGGTCACCCGGCGCTTCGGGGCCGACGTCATGGCTCTGCGCGATTTGAGCATCGACGTGAACGATGGGGAATTCCTCATCCTCGTCGGTCCGTCGGGCTGCGGGAAGAGCACCGCGCTGCGCATTCTGGCCGGACTCGACAAGCCGACGAGTGGCGAGGTCTGGATCGGGGGCCGGCAGGTGACCTCGCTCGGGCCCGGCGAACGCGATATCGCGATGGTCTTCCAGAACTACGCGCTGTATCCGCACATGAGCGTCTACAAGAACCTCGCCTACGGACTCCGTCAGCGCAAGGTTCCCAAGGCCGACATCGAGCGCCAGGTGCGGGAAACCAGCGCGATGCTCGACATCGACAAACTGCTCGACCGTAAGCCCGCTCAGCTCTCGGGTGGTCAGCGGCAGCGGGTGGCCATGGGGCGGGCGCTGGTCCGTCGACCGGTCGCATTCCTGCTCGACGAGCCACTGTCCAACCTCGACGCCAAGCTACGCACCCAGGTGCGGGGCGATCTCAAGCGACTGCACGCCGAGCTTCCGATCACCTCCATCTACGTGACCCACGACCAGGTCGAGGCGATGACGCTCGGCGATCGGATCTGCGTCATGTCTGCCGGCGAGGTTCAGCAGATCGGTACCCCCACCGAGGTCTACGACCAGCCGGCGAACACCTTCGTCGCCAGTTTCATGGGCTCGCCGCCGATGAATCTCGTCCCGGGCACCGTCGAGGCGGGCAGCGTGATGGTCGGCGGTACGGAGGTGGCCCGAACCCCGACGCACAATGGCGCGGTGACGGTGGGCATCCGGCCCGAGAGCGTCGTCCTGCAGGCGTCGGGCGGCGTACCGGCTCGGGTGATCTTCGCCGAGCCGTTGGGTAGCCATGTGCTCGTCCATGTCGAGATCCCGCCGACCGTGGCCGGAGATGGGAGCGCGCCGGCAGAGTCGCCGCCGGTTGTCGTGCAGGCGCCGCCACACATCCGCCCGGTTCCGGGCGAAGAGGTGCACCTGCAGTTCGACCTGGCTCGTACCTACCTGTTCGACGGGGAAACCGGCGCGGCACTACACCCGGACCAGCAGCCGTCCGCAGAGGCTCTCAGGCGGTAA
- a CDS encoding LacI family DNA-binding transcriptional regulator, translated as MAPSGAARTPARGKRATIHDVARAAGVAASTVSRAFSQPDRLRADTLDHVLAVSAELDYRPNPIARALPRGKTLTLALLVPDITNPFFFGLIRGAGRQADAAGYTLVLADTRESPDVEWKHLERLARGVDGFILASSRLPDARLRALATDRSLVVINRTISEAPCVVVDNRQGMRQAGEHLASLGHRRVAYLSGPPTSWSDRSRWRALHAAARTLGLDVVRLGPFAPTVESGAAAADAALVSGVTAVVAFNDLLAIGTMRRLLGRGVVVPDDMSVMGCDDIFGADFCHPPLTTLAADIESAGRAAVDLLLTPRGENDPAPRPVVLPTQLRVRASTGTCPTERRSPSAAATHPATPSARGNR; from the coding sequence ATGGCACCGTCCGGGGCCGCACGCACACCCGCCCGCGGCAAGCGCGCGACGATCCATGACGTCGCGCGGGCTGCGGGTGTGGCTGCCTCGACCGTCTCGCGGGCCTTCTCCCAGCCCGACCGGCTCAGGGCCGACACCCTCGACCACGTCCTCGCCGTGTCGGCCGAGCTCGATTACCGGCCCAATCCGATCGCCCGCGCTCTGCCGCGGGGGAAGACGCTGACTCTGGCGCTGCTCGTCCCGGACATCACCAACCCCTTCTTCTTCGGCCTGATCCGCGGGGCCGGACGACAGGCCGATGCGGCCGGCTACACGTTGGTTCTCGCCGACACGCGCGAGTCTCCGGACGTCGAGTGGAAACACCTCGAGCGGCTGGCCCGGGGGGTGGACGGCTTCATCCTGGCCTCGTCCCGGCTGCCCGACGCCCGGCTCCGCGCCCTCGCCACGGACCGCTCGCTGGTGGTGATCAACCGGACGATTTCCGAGGCGCCGTGTGTCGTGGTCGACAACCGGCAGGGCATGCGCCAGGCCGGCGAGCATCTGGCGTCCCTCGGCCATCGCCGGGTCGCCTATCTGTCCGGGCCGCCGACGTCGTGGTCGGACCGCAGCCGCTGGCGCGCGCTGCACGCGGCCGCCCGCACGCTCGGGCTCGACGTGGTGCGGCTCGGACCGTTCGCGCCGACGGTCGAGTCCGGGGCGGCCGCCGCAGATGCCGCGCTGGTGTCCGGGGTGACGGCCGTCGTCGCCTTCAACGACCTGCTGGCGATCGGCACCATGCGCCGACTCCTGGGCAGGGGGGTCGTCGTACCGGACGACATGAGCGTGATGGGCTGCGACGACATCTTCGGCGCCGACTTCTGTCATCCACCGCTCACCACCCTCGCCGCCGACATCGAATCGGCGGGACGGGCGGCCGTCGATCTGCTGCTCACCCCTCGGGGGGAGAATGATCCCGCACCGCGGCCGGTCGTGTTGCCGACCCAGTTACGGGTACGAGCCTCCACCGGTACCTGTCCCACCGAACGCCGATCCCCGTCCGCGGCGGCCACGCACCCGGCCACCCCGTCCGCGAGAGGAAACCGATGA
- a CDS encoding extracellular solute-binding protein, translating to MARRTRMLAAGMGLLLGAILPSACFRSNTDPHSIDVLVGENPQYASAQKAWFARIQREFKAQTGASVHFETYTDLSEEQTKLETSAVTSTGPDVYLLGTTFTPVAFSTKSFMQLSEADWKKIGGRQRFFQPQLAMSGPDRAHQIGVPMSMRPFGMVYNTELFKKAGIAGPPKTWNEFVADAKKLTDPSKKVYGAAIDYADDADPWKYIWTQVRQSGGDLVSRDQRKSLLASPQVKKAFSFYFGLLTKDKVTDPKSIGWKATDALAAFASGKAAMLPMVTPSSAPTLLKSPVKGKYALATMPLVPYGYSSRPAGGVGAGSIVSGDNMAVADYSEHKALALKYIALVTSKREQAHYSKVFGDLPSNQQAAAEVAAKNSQTQQWIKAERVALPTAYTGAWSNVQLALGNVVAQSLDPLSHGSFSDSDVTKLLNAGNATVQSSLNRANRDR from the coding sequence ATGGCTCGACGAACGCGAATGCTTGCGGCGGGCATGGGGCTCCTCCTCGGGGCCATTCTTCCGTCCGCCTGCTTCCGGTCGAACACGGACCCGCACTCGATCGACGTCCTGGTCGGCGAAAACCCGCAGTACGCCTCGGCACAGAAGGCCTGGTTCGCCCGGATCCAGCGGGAGTTCAAGGCGCAGACCGGCGCGAGCGTGCACTTCGAGACCTACACCGACCTCTCGGAGGAGCAGACGAAGCTCGAGACCTCGGCGGTGACCAGCACCGGTCCGGACGTCTACCTGCTCGGCACCACGTTCACCCCGGTGGCCTTCTCGACCAAGTCTTTCATGCAGCTGAGCGAGGCCGACTGGAAGAAAATCGGCGGTCGCCAGCGGTTCTTCCAGCCCCAACTGGCCATGTCGGGACCCGATCGGGCGCACCAGATCGGGGTACCGATGAGCATGCGGCCGTTCGGAATGGTCTACAACACGGAGCTCTTCAAGAAGGCCGGCATCGCCGGACCGCCGAAGACGTGGAACGAGTTCGTCGCCGACGCGAAGAAGCTCACCGATCCGTCGAAGAAGGTCTACGGCGCGGCGATCGACTACGCCGACGACGCCGATCCGTGGAAGTACATCTGGACCCAGGTGCGCCAGTCCGGTGGCGACCTGGTGAGTCGCGACCAGCGGAAGTCACTGCTCGCGAGTCCTCAGGTGAAGAAGGCGTTCTCGTTCTACTTCGGTCTGCTCACGAAGGACAAGGTGACCGATCCGAAGTCGATCGGATGGAAGGCCACCGACGCCTTGGCCGCCTTCGCGAGCGGCAAGGCCGCGATGCTGCCGATGGTGACGCCCTCGTCGGCCCCGACGCTGCTGAAGTCGCCGGTCAAGGGCAAGTACGCCCTCGCGACGATGCCCCTGGTCCCGTACGGCTATTCGTCCCGGCCGGCCGGGGGAGTGGGTGCGGGCTCGATCGTCTCGGGGGACAACATGGCGGTCGCGGACTACTCGGAGCACAAGGCGCTCGCCCTGAAATACATCGCGCTCGTGACGAGCAAGCGCGAACAGGCCCACTACTCGAAGGTGTTCGGTGACCTGCCGAGCAACCAGCAGGCCGCCGCGGAGGTCGCTGCCAAGAATTCCCAGACCCAGCAGTGGATCAAGGCAGAACGTGTGGCGCTGCCGACGGCGTACACCGGGGCCTGGAGCAACGTGCAGCTCGCGCTCGGGAACGTCGTCGCGCAGAGCCTCGACCCGCTCTCGCACGGCTCGTTCTCCGACTCCGACGTGACGAAGCTGCTGAACGCCGGTAACGCCACCGTGCAGAGCTCGCTGAACCGCGCCAACAGGGACCGGTGA
- a CDS encoding mannitol dehydrogenase family protein codes for MTARLTRSSAEVGAAAPIGVVHIGLGAFHRAHQAWYTHLANSESGQAVGIAAFTGRRPDAATVLGDQDGLYTLLVRGREGDQAEIITSISAAYDGADVEALCRHLRDPAVTIVTLTVTEAGYRRSPDGGIDRDDPEVTADIAALRTSGGIPVTVPGRLVAALAGRRDADAGPVAIVPCDNLSDNGPATRRVVLDLAGAVDPDLRDWIDEQVGFVSTMVDRITPATTDADRDTVSGLIGLDDHTPVVTEPFAEWVVESGGLPDRRPAWETVGARIVDDVTPFELRKLWLLNGAHSLLAYDGLARGHRTVAVAMADPVCRDWIEQWWDTAGALLPLAADEVAAYRAALVDRFENPRIEHNLRQIAGDGSQKLPFRVVPVLERERAAGRLPAAAVQALAGWLIHLRTGEVRDPRADDLVPRVAGPLPEATRVVLGEVAPALVDDEKLVDAIVAAADGLRAD; via the coding sequence GTGACCGCACGCCTCACCCGCTCGAGCGCCGAGGTCGGCGCGGCCGCACCGATCGGCGTCGTCCACATAGGACTCGGCGCGTTCCACCGGGCGCACCAGGCCTGGTACACCCACCTCGCCAACAGCGAGTCCGGGCAGGCGGTGGGGATCGCCGCGTTCACCGGCCGCCGACCCGATGCCGCGACGGTGCTCGGCGATCAGGACGGCCTTTACACGCTTCTGGTGCGCGGTCGCGAAGGCGATCAGGCCGAGATCATCACGAGCATCTCGGCGGCCTACGACGGCGCGGATGTCGAGGCGTTGTGTCGCCACCTGCGCGATCCGGCGGTCACGATCGTCACCCTCACGGTGACCGAGGCCGGATACCGCCGCTCCCCCGACGGAGGAATCGATCGCGACGATCCCGAGGTGACCGCGGACATCGCGGCCCTGCGTACGTCGGGTGGCATCCCGGTCACCGTGCCGGGGCGGCTCGTCGCGGCCTTAGCCGGTCGTCGCGACGCCGACGCCGGCCCGGTCGCGATCGTGCCGTGCGACAACCTTTCCGACAACGGCCCGGCGACCCGCCGCGTGGTGCTCGACCTCGCCGGCGCCGTGGACCCGGACCTTCGGGACTGGATCGACGAGCAGGTCGGTTTCGTCTCGACCATGGTGGACCGGATCACGCCGGCCACCACCGACGCCGATCGGGACACGGTGTCCGGCCTGATCGGCCTGGACGACCACACGCCGGTCGTCACCGAGCCGTTCGCCGAATGGGTGGTCGAGAGCGGCGGCCTTCCCGACCGGCGGCCGGCGTGGGAGACGGTCGGCGCACGGATCGTCGACGACGTCACGCCGTTCGAGCTCCGCAAACTCTGGCTGCTCAACGGCGCGCACTCCCTGCTGGCCTACGACGGCCTCGCGCGGGGTCACCGTACCGTCGCCGTTGCGATGGCCGACCCCGTCTGCCGGGACTGGATCGAGCAGTGGTGGGACACCGCGGGCGCGCTCCTTCCCTTGGCCGCGGACGAGGTGGCGGCCTACCGGGCGGCGCTGGTCGACCGGTTCGAGAATCCGCGGATCGAGCACAACCTCCGGCAGATCGCCGGTGACGGCTCGCAGAAACTGCCGTTCCGGGTGGTGCCGGTGCTGGAGCGCGAACGCGCAGCCGGCCGGCTGCCCGCCGCCGCGGTGCAGGCGCTGGCCGGCTGGCTGATCCACCTGCGGACCGGCGAGGTCCGCGATCCACGGGCCGACGATCTGGTGCCCCGGGTGGCCGGGCCGCTGCCGGAGGCGACCCGCGTCGTACTCGGCGAGGTGGCGCCGGCTTTGGTCGACGACGAGAAGCTGGTCGACGCGATAGTCGCCGCAGCCGACGGTCTCCGGGCGGACTGA
- the uxaC gene encoding glucuronate isomerase, with amino-acid sequence MTRLEPHPDRLLPAEPSIREVARRLYQQVAELPIVSPHGHVDAGILANDEPFPDPATLFVTPDHYVTRLLHSLGVPLEDLGVATRDGTTTAAPRDVWRAFCRHWPAFRATPSRYWLEGELADVFGLTTQPSPESADQLYDELQDKLSQPEFRPRALFRRFRIAALATTDDPCSPLDDHRLLAKGDLGTGRVVPTFRPDSYVDPGRRDWPARVTALGQAADVDVDGYDGYITALEHRRAYFIEHGATATDQGPADAGSEPLDVADARRIYADALIGGASPADCTAFRRHMLSEMARMSSDDGLVMQLHPSVLRNYDTATYERFGPDTGHDIPAAAEYTRALRPLLERYGNHPRFRIVLFTTDEDVWAREIAPLAGFYPSVYVGAPWWFTDTPDALRRFREAVTDTVGFYRTSGFVDDTRAFCSIPVRHDTARRVDAGYLARLVVEHRLAEDEAAEVARDLTGPIPTEVFRL; translated from the coding sequence ATGACCCGCCTCGAGCCGCATCCCGACCGACTCCTGCCCGCCGAGCCGTCGATCCGCGAGGTCGCCCGACGCCTCTACCAGCAGGTCGCCGAGCTGCCGATCGTCTCCCCACACGGGCACGTCGACGCCGGGATCCTCGCCAACGACGAGCCGTTCCCCGATCCGGCAACCCTGTTCGTCACGCCGGACCACTACGTCACCCGGCTGCTGCACTCCCTCGGCGTCCCGCTCGAGGACCTCGGCGTAGCGACACGGGACGGGACGACCACCGCCGCTCCGCGCGACGTCTGGCGGGCCTTCTGCCGCCACTGGCCGGCATTTCGGGCCACCCCATCGCGCTACTGGCTGGAGGGTGAGCTCGCGGACGTCTTCGGCTTGACCACGCAGCCGTCGCCGGAAAGCGCTGACCAGCTCTACGACGAACTGCAGGACAAGCTCTCCCAGCCGGAGTTCCGCCCGCGTGCGCTCTTCCGCCGGTTCCGGATCGCCGCCCTAGCTACCACCGATGATCCGTGCAGCCCGCTGGACGACCATCGGCTGCTGGCGAAGGGCGACCTGGGCACCGGTCGCGTGGTGCCGACGTTCAGGCCCGACTCCTACGTCGACCCGGGACGCCGCGACTGGCCCGCGCGGGTCACCGCGTTGGGGCAGGCCGCCGACGTCGACGTCGACGGGTACGACGGCTACATCACGGCGCTCGAGCATCGCCGCGCCTACTTCATCGAACACGGTGCGACAGCGACCGACCAGGGGCCGGCCGACGCGGGCAGCGAGCCGCTCGACGTCGCCGACGCCCGGCGCATATACGCCGACGCGCTCATCGGCGGGGCGTCTCCGGCCGACTGCACCGCCTTCCGCCGGCACATGCTCAGCGAGATGGCCCGGATGTCCAGCGACGACGGGCTCGTCATGCAGCTGCATCCGTCGGTGCTGCGCAACTACGACACTGCGACCTACGAGCGGTTCGGTCCCGACACCGGGCACGACATTCCCGCTGCGGCAGAATACACCCGGGCGCTGCGGCCACTGCTCGAGCGCTACGGCAACCACCCCCGGTTCCGGATCGTGCTGTTCACCACCGATGAGGATGTCTGGGCGCGCGAAATCGCCCCACTGGCAGGCTTCTACCCGTCGGTCTACGTCGGTGCGCCCTGGTGGTTCACCGACACCCCGGACGCACTGCGCCGATTCCGCGAGGCGGTCACCGACACGGTCGGCTTCTACCGCACCTCGGGCTTCGTCGACGACACCCGGGCGTTCTGCTCGATCCCGGTGCGGCACGACACCGCGCGGCGGGTCGACGCCGGCTACCTCGCCCGCCTCGTCGTCGAGCATCGGCTCGCCGAGGACGAGGCGGCGGAGGTCGCGCGTGATCTGACCGGCCCGATCCCGACGGAGGTCTTCCGCCTGTGA